A stretch of the Bacillus licheniformis DSM 13 = ATCC 14580 genome encodes the following:
- a CDS encoding YdhH/YoaO family protein, giving the protein MKNNIRLKRLLMISAILLLIVGGYVSAMIFGKKVVYEGTGESGLWHASIEKSDKTSIGPNYFLNLYWNGTEEDAKRTIVKTITLYIDGKKYDDRGEYDLSEYTGEEMDGGGHMEDHIATFDFMPEEDVIGHALSVKVEWKTGDEENAETMKLNKIPWYK; this is encoded by the coding sequence ATGAAAAACAATATTAGACTCAAGCGGCTGCTGATGATCAGCGCAATTTTGCTTTTAATCGTCGGGGGATATGTCAGTGCAATGATCTTTGGAAAGAAAGTGGTGTATGAAGGAACGGGAGAAAGCGGTCTGTGGCATGCTTCGATTGAGAAATCGGATAAAACGTCAATCGGGCCTAATTATTTTTTGAATTTATATTGGAATGGCACGGAAGAAGATGCGAAAAGAACGATCGTGAAAACAATCACCTTATACATAGATGGCAAAAAGTATGATGACAGAGGAGAATACGATCTTTCCGAGTATACGGGAGAGGAAATGGATGGCGGAGGCCATATGGAAGATCATATCGCGACTTTTGATTTTATGCCTGAAGAGGATGTTATCGGGCATGCATTATCAGTTAAAGTGGAATGGAAAACCGGAGATGAAGAAAACGCGGAAACAATGAAATTAAACAAGATTCCGTGGTATAAATGA
- a CDS encoding SAM-dependent methyltransferase, which yields MNFWHKRFQDENYVYGTEPNAFLADSQKKLQLSGDALAIAEGEGRNAVFLAEQGMNVTSWDYAESGLKKTQKLAETRHVSVKTELVDLNEASWNQDQWDEIVCIFGHFPEELRRKTLLGVKKAVKPGGFFVTEVYSTHQIPYKSGGPQDPELLYTPEEFLQIFSDWRTVHFFMGEVVRHEGDSHNGLSHVIQFIGQKQ from the coding sequence ATGAACTTTTGGCACAAGCGCTTTCAAGATGAGAACTATGTGTATGGAACTGAACCGAATGCGTTTTTGGCAGATTCGCAGAAAAAACTTCAATTGTCGGGCGATGCTTTAGCCATCGCAGAAGGCGAGGGGCGCAATGCGGTTTTTTTAGCAGAACAAGGGATGAACGTCACTTCATGGGATTATGCCGAATCTGGACTGAAAAAGACGCAAAAGCTTGCTGAAACCCGTCATGTATCAGTAAAGACGGAGCTTGTTGATTTAAATGAAGCGTCTTGGAATCAAGATCAGTGGGACGAGATTGTATGTATTTTTGGACATTTTCCAGAAGAGCTGCGCCGAAAAACGCTTCTGGGAGTAAAAAAAGCCGTGAAGCCCGGGGGCTTTTTCGTAACGGAAGTGTATTCGACGCACCAAATCCCTTACAAAAGCGGCGGGCCGCAGGATCCAGAACTTTTATATACACCGGAAGAATTTTTGCAAATCTTTTCAGATTGGCGTACTGTCCACTTTTTTATGGGAGAAGTCGTTCGTCATGAAGGAGATTCGCACAACGGCCTGTCCCACGTCATTCAATTTATTGGGCAAAAGCAATAA